The Peribacillus sp. FSL P2-0133 genome has a segment encoding these proteins:
- a CDS encoding SRPBCC family protein: protein MATGTHTVVVPVDVQAVWDYVSDLEKWATTVPAYKEHEILNDKQSIWTFEGSVKGIKKTIQAQVDITEWNEPSNIKFELKGLSDNFTGSGHFTAEDVNGKTIMTCTVEIHAGGLSGAVLTPIIKWAVPKVASRLTESIARKIAVFS, encoded by the coding sequence ATGGCAACGGGAACGCATACTGTAGTAGTTCCAGTAGATGTACAAGCAGTTTGGGATTATGTCAGTGATCTCGAAAAATGGGCAACGACAGTACCAGCCTATAAAGAACATGAAATCTTAAATGACAAGCAATCTATTTGGACATTTGAAGGTAGTGTGAAAGGTATTAAAAAAACAATACAAGCGCAGGTAGATATTACCGAATGGAATGAACCTTCAAATATTAAGTTTGAACTAAAAGGTTTATCAGATAATTTTACAGGAAGCGGTCACTTTACTGCAGAAGATGTCAATGGTAAAACAATAATGACTTGTACGGTGGAAATCCATGCAGGCGGATTATCTGGTGCGGTGTTAACACCAATTATTAAATGGGCTGTTCCAAAAGTAGCATCTCGTTTAACAGAATCTATCGCACGTAAAATTGCAGTATTCTCATAG
- a CDS encoding carbon-nitrogen family hydrolase yields the protein MNYLVFQMDLEVGNPEENRKIIERWLEANYSDDLDVVVLPEMWSTGYALEELKEICKVDGNQSIEFLQSLAKKFNVNLVGGSIAVLEGKDIFNRAIIVNRMGEIVHTYDKMHLVPMLDEPKFLTGGHNQVEVFELEGVKMGIIICYDLRFPEIIRDLALQGIQVLHIVAEWPLARETHWNTLLRARAIENQMYVVASNVTGTKLGVEFAGCSQIVDPWGDIVQKLDQEVGELKATLDLEKVPQIRKDVPIFASRVSEKYRKL from the coding sequence GTGAATTATTTGGTATTTCAAATGGATTTAGAAGTTGGGAATCCAGAAGAGAATAGGAAAATCATTGAACGCTGGTTAGAAGCTAACTACAGTGATGATTTGGACGTTGTAGTACTTCCTGAAATGTGGTCTACGGGTTATGCGTTAGAAGAATTGAAAGAAATCTGCAAAGTGGATGGTAATCAATCAATTGAATTTTTACAATCACTGGCTAAGAAGTTTAATGTAAACTTGGTGGGTGGCTCGATTGCCGTACTAGAAGGTAAAGATATCTTTAATCGTGCAATTATTGTAAATCGAATGGGTGAGATTGTTCATACATATGACAAGATGCACCTTGTTCCGATGTTAGATGAACCCAAGTTTTTAACAGGCGGTCATAATCAAGTGGAAGTATTTGAACTTGAAGGTGTGAAAATGGGGATTATTATTTGTTACGATTTACGATTCCCTGAAATTATTCGTGACTTAGCATTACAAGGTATTCAAGTGCTACATATAGTAGCAGAATGGCCACTCGCAAGAGAGACACATTGGAATACGTTACTTCGTGCGCGCGCAATTGAGAACCAAATGTATGTTGTTGCATCAAATGTAACGGGAACAAAGTTAGGAGTGGAATTCGCAGGTTGCTCACAAATTGTAGATCCATGGGGAGACATTGTTCAAAAATTAGATCAAGAAGTTGGTGAATTAAAGGCAACTTTAGATTTAGAAAAAGTACCTCAAATAAGGAAAGATGTTCCCATATTCGCTTCCAGAGTATCAGAAAAGTATAGAAAGTTATAA
- a CDS encoding MFS transporter codes for MKKKPTKVRWGLAFFFFIIGVIAYMDRSNISIIAKPMMDDLGLDKVQFGMLASLFSLGYALVQIPAGLMAEKFGPRKMITFALVWWSVFTGLTGVVKSHGLLYMVRFLFGIGEGPMFPANAVFNTNWFRRDEKARASSALLAGSYFGPVIAPIVTVYIYQYFGWQAVFYIFGLIGIIIAGVWYVIARDYPEIHKLVNEQEKEYILEDREIVETAKVRAPWNTFLKSYRFWALGLQYFVVLYIITFFLVWLPTYLLEDRGFSLSKMGFAASLPWLAILITVMTGGILSDYLVRKGFSKQISRSSLAISGLIVFIISMYLAVMTVSPYMNVLWLSLCLGSLGFTVVCSWASATDLGRNFSGSVSGWMNLWGNLGAFVSPLLCGWLAENFGWNITLGVTIIPVFIAAILWLFVKPDTSLLNNIEE; via the coding sequence TTGAAAAAGAAACCTACTAAAGTTAGATGGGGACTAGCATTCTTTTTCTTTATAATCGGTGTAATCGCTTACATGGATAGATCAAATATTTCAATAATAGCAAAACCAATGATGGATGATTTAGGCTTAGATAAAGTTCAATTTGGTATGCTTGCATCATTATTCTCATTAGGTTACGCGTTAGTTCAAATTCCAGCAGGACTTATGGCAGAAAAGTTTGGTCCAAGAAAAATGATCACTTTTGCTCTAGTATGGTGGTCAGTATTTACGGGTTTGACGGGTGTAGTTAAATCTCACGGTCTATTGTATATGGTGAGATTCTTATTTGGGATAGGTGAAGGACCGATGTTTCCAGCTAACGCCGTATTTAATACAAACTGGTTTAGAAGAGATGAAAAGGCCAGAGCATCTAGTGCTTTATTGGCCGGTTCATATTTTGGACCAGTTATTGCCCCTATCGTTACGGTTTATATCTATCAATATTTTGGTTGGCAAGCTGTATTTTATATTTTTGGATTAATAGGAATAATCATTGCGGGTGTATGGTATGTTATAGCTCGAGACTATCCTGAGATACATAAATTAGTGAATGAACAAGAAAAAGAATATATACTTGAAGACAGAGAAATTGTTGAAACAGCTAAAGTTAGAGCCCCATGGAATACTTTTCTGAAAAGCTATAGATTTTGGGCGTTAGGATTACAATATTTTGTTGTTCTATATATCATTACTTTCTTTTTAGTTTGGTTACCTACCTATTTACTGGAAGATAGAGGGTTCTCATTAAGTAAAATGGGATTTGCTGCAAGCCTGCCTTGGTTAGCAATACTGATAACTGTAATGACTGGTGGTATTCTTTCTGACTACTTAGTACGTAAAGGTTTTTCAAAGCAAATATCAAGATCCTCTTTAGCTATATCAGGTTTAATAGTATTTATTATATCAATGTACCTTGCTGTTATGACAGTATCGCCTTATATGAATGTTTTATGGTTATCATTATGCTTGGGTTCACTAGGATTCACAGTAGTGTGTTCATGGGCTTCTGCTACAGACTTAGGCAGAAACTTTTCAGGTTCCGTTTCAGGTTGGATGAACTTGTGGGGAAATCTAGGAGCATTTGTATCACCGTTATTATGTGGTTGGTTAGCAGAAAACTTTGGGTGGAATATCACACTGGGAGTAACTATAATCCCTGTGTTTATTGCAGCTATATTATGGTTGTTTGTAAAACCGGATACTTCGTTACTAAATAATATTGAGGAGTGA
- a CDS encoding DUF2848 family protein, which yields MRKVINLHLSNGEVKKHEIDINKVIVVGYGGRNIEKIQEHIDELKEIGIAPPPHVPMIYPQKIEQLNFSNECNGSKFSSGEAEYVLFHDGKEWLVTLGSDHTDREVEKEDILKSKSICDKPLATDFWRLADLKEDWDNIILRSYVTSNGEKCLYQEDTLEALLEFDVLLEKLDKFGEKDLEHTVIFSGTVPTKNGFVFGDKFEYEIEHPKLNRKIKHHYSMVY from the coding sequence ATGAGAAAAGTAATTAATTTACATCTTTCTAATGGAGAGGTTAAAAAACATGAAATTGATATTAATAAAGTAATTGTTGTTGGATATGGGGGAAGAAATATAGAAAAAATTCAAGAACACATAGATGAATTAAAAGAAATAGGGATTGCACCTCCACCTCATGTACCGATGATATATCCACAAAAAATAGAACAACTGAATTTTTCTAATGAATGTAATGGAAGTAAATTTTCCTCAGGGGAAGCAGAATATGTGTTATTCCATGACGGAAAAGAATGGTTGGTTACCCTTGGCAGCGATCATACTGATCGAGAAGTAGAAAAAGAAGATATTTTAAAGTCTAAATCAATATGTGATAAACCTCTTGCAACTGATTTTTGGAGATTAGCAGATTTAAAAGAAGACTGGGATAATATTATTTTACGTTCTTATGTTACTTCAAATGGGGAAAAGTGTTTATATCAAGAAGACACTTTAGAAGCACTCTTAGAGTTTGATGTTTTATTGGAAAAGCTGGACAAATTCGGGGAAAAGGATTTAGAACATACTGTTATTTTTTCAGGTACTGTTCCTACAAAAAATGGATTTGTTTTTGGTGATAAATTTGAATATGAAATTGAACATCCCAAATTAAACAGAAAAATTAAACATCATTATTCCATGGTTTATTAA
- a CDS encoding GntR family transcriptional regulator — MKKIETVMPLRDIAFEAIKKSILNYELLPGQAIYERDLSEKLGVSRTPVRESLSLLEREKWIISKPRVGTFINEITEENVIEVMEIRMIFDRFSLEKICGNITPEQIKVLEGYIEEQEKNKTDHQRFIELDKEFHSEIVLLTKNQRLEKWFEEIGDQIRWFGLKAITEKSRIEETIAEHKAIVQGIKSQDINQLLVASYNHVENTKNEIISQLRRNSNEKSN; from the coding sequence ATGAAAAAAATAGAGACAGTTATGCCGTTAAGAGATATAGCTTTTGAGGCAATTAAGAAATCAATTTTGAATTATGAACTTCTACCGGGTCAAGCAATTTATGAAAGAGACCTAAGTGAAAAGTTAGGTGTAAGTAGAACTCCTGTAAGAGAATCTCTGTCGTTGTTAGAAAGAGAAAAATGGATCATTTCAAAACCACGGGTTGGTACGTTTATTAATGAAATAACAGAAGAAAATGTAATTGAAGTAATGGAAATTCGAATGATTTTTGACCGATTCTCACTAGAAAAAATATGTGGAAATATTACTCCAGAACAAATAAAAGTTTTAGAAGGTTACATAGAGGAGCAAGAAAAAAATAAAACAGATCACCAAAGATTTATTGAATTAGATAAAGAGTTTCATTCTGAAATTGTATTATTAACTAAAAATCAGCGATTAGAAAAATGGTTTGAAGAAATTGGTGATCAGATTAGATGGTTTGGGTTAAAAGCCATAACTGAGAAGTCGCGTATTGAGGAAACAATAGCTGAACATAAAGCAATTGTACAAGGTATAAAATCACAAGATATTAATCAACTTCTGGTAGCATCATATAACCATGTGGAAAATACAAAAAATGAAATCATTAGTCAATTGAGGAGGAATTCAAATGAGAAAAGTAATTAA
- a CDS encoding UPF0715 family protein encodes MEIWKLSEKVSKLSDVIPYYFFSLFFSCISLSVVIVIFSGELSWLLPGIIVYSFYIVIPYLIFAVPLQVFFNKYPRKFNLFYLFVYNIFSFIAVFIFYIVENLGFDMNVVKMKEYYELSLSASVVFWIWDSIFLQKRTE; translated from the coding sequence TTGGAAATTTGGAAATTAAGCGAAAAGGTCTCGAAACTTAGCGATGTAATACCTTATTACTTTTTTAGCCTATTTTTTTCTTGTATCTCTTTATCTGTTGTTATAGTTATTTTTAGTGGAGAGCTCTCTTGGTTGTTACCTGGTATTATTGTGTATTCTTTTTATATTGTTATTCCCTACTTAATTTTTGCTGTGCCATTACAAGTTTTTTTCAATAAGTATCCAAGAAAATTTAACTTATTTTACTTATTCGTTTACAATATTTTCTCATTTATAGCCGTATTCATATTTTATATAGTAGAAAATTTAGGCTTTGATATGAATGTAGTAAAAATGAAAGAGTATTATGAATTAAGCCTTTCCGCATCTGTTGTTTTTTGGATTTGGGACTCCATCTTTTTACAAAAGAGAACTGAATAG
- a CDS encoding APC family permease: MENAKLRRTLTVFPLVLFGLAYMAPTTVFSTYGVVAEITKGMVPAAYIIALVGMLFTAYSYGQMVKAYPVAGSAYTFTQKAFNPHLGFLVGWVILLDYLFLPMINGLLIAIYLNAYFPSVPFSVWLIAFVILITIVNIIGVKIATKINLLLVACQFLIIVIFTFLSIKGLLNGMGSGTLFMSSPFVNGEIPLSLVLAGSSILCLSFLGFDAVTTFSEETINPKKIIPKAIFLVALIGGGLFVTISYISYLVYPNFQAFKDPDSASLEIAMYIGGNLFQSIFLAGYITGGLASGLSAHASVSRLLYAMGRDGVLPKRIFGHIHPKFQTPTHNIILVGIFALSALFIDLVTASSFINFGALVAFTFVNLSVISHYFIKEKQRNGINTLKYLILPLIGTGFTIWLWTSLDSKALLLGLGWFGVGFIMLLSNTKMFSERPPELSIDSAIEKEIQA; this comes from the coding sequence ATGGAGAATGCAAAATTAAGACGTACGTTAACAGTATTTCCTTTAGTGCTATTTGGGTTGGCTTATATGGCACCTACAACAGTTTTTTCTACTTATGGGGTGGTTGCGGAAATAACGAAAGGGATGGTGCCAGCTGCTTATATTATAGCTTTGGTTGGTATGTTATTTACAGCCTATAGTTATGGTCAAATGGTTAAGGCCTACCCTGTTGCTGGTTCTGCGTATACATTTACTCAAAAGGCTTTTAATCCTCACCTTGGATTCTTAGTAGGCTGGGTTATACTATTAGACTATTTATTTTTGCCAATGATCAATGGATTACTAATCGCTATTTACTTAAACGCATATTTTCCATCCGTTCCTTTTTCCGTCTGGTTAATCGCCTTTGTAATTTTAATCACCATTGTAAATATAATTGGAGTGAAAATAGCAACAAAAATAAATCTTTTATTAGTTGCCTGTCAATTCTTAATAATAGTTATATTTACATTCCTCTCAATTAAAGGGTTACTAAACGGAATGGGTTCAGGAACATTATTCATGAGTTCTCCATTTGTGAATGGAGAGATACCGCTATCTTTAGTATTAGCAGGATCTTCCATTTTATGTTTATCATTTTTAGGATTTGATGCTGTTACTACATTTTCGGAGGAAACCATTAATCCGAAAAAAATAATTCCAAAGGCTATTTTCCTCGTTGCGTTAATAGGGGGAGGTCTGTTTGTCACCATCTCATACATCAGTTACCTTGTTTACCCAAATTTCCAAGCTTTTAAAGATCCAGATTCCGCTTCCTTGGAAATTGCTATGTACATCGGGGGTAATTTATTTCAATCTATTTTTCTAGCAGGTTATATTACCGGGGGGCTGGCGTCTGGTTTATCAGCTCATGCAAGTGTTTCGCGACTTTTGTATGCGATGGGGAGAGATGGGGTTCTTCCAAAGAGAATTTTTGGTCATATTCATCCAAAATTTCAAACTCCAACACACAACATCATCTTAGTGGGCATTTTTGCTTTATCTGCGTTATTTATTGATTTAGTGACAGCATCATCCTTTATTAACTTTGGGGCGCTCGTTGCATTTACATTTGTTAATCTTTCGGTTATTTCCCATTATTTTATTAAAGAAAAACAGCGAAACGGAATTAACACACTAAAGTACCTAATATTGCCGCTGATTGGTACTGGTTTCACAATTTGGTTATGGACCAGTCTTGATTCAAAGGCACTTTTACTTGGACTGGGATGGTTTGGAGTTGGTTTCATCATGCTCCTTTCTAATACGAAAATGTTTAGTGAACGGCCACCAGAGCTTTCTATTGATAGTGCGATTGAAAAAGAAATTCAAGCATAA
- a CDS encoding amidohydrolase, producing MVSADIILSGQHVFTGLQDEPIKAAIAIKDNKIIKIGSKEDIMSFLGNETKVYDMEDGLIIPGFHDFHMHIMMGSILQKDSAKLFDADSEEDAAKIVGEFAETRPNDEWIFGVGWDHTNWKNKVLPHRTTLDKYISDRPVLLFNAEVHYAWINSKAMEMIHLTKDTPDPEYGEIGKDENGELTGLLFEQAIGYASEHAYKLPKDKRVSLFQGFLNETKRLGITSVNDLYGAKIAPNPLDDLEIFKEFEREGLLTTRIHFSPELKMDLAIAKELQTNYQSDKLTFSGLKQFIDGVVTSHTAFLLDHYKDRPDTKGGTTYPAETIKQLVKKADKENFQIRFHAIGNGAVRLALDAFEEARNVNGERDARHVIEHVEVLHPDDVHRFRELDVIASFQPKHIELMESEAYTARISEKQQPLYYPIKTLVDTGAKIAFGTDFPVVPLNPMMGIYQAITRKDLIGKAWQESEGVTLAQALKYYTAIPAYGSFRENELGTLEAGKIADIAVLNKNLFSISTEEILETEVKMTIMDGKIVYENPVVQTV from the coding sequence ATGGTAAGTGCAGACATCATTCTTTCTGGTCAACATGTATTCACTGGGTTACAAGATGAGCCAATAAAAGCAGCTATCGCTATTAAAGATAATAAAATTATTAAAATCGGTTCTAAAGAAGATATAATGTCATTCCTTGGAAATGAAACAAAAGTGTATGACATGGAAGACGGACTAATTATTCCGGGATTTCATGATTTTCATATGCACATTATGATGGGAAGCATTTTACAGAAGGACAGTGCCAAATTATTTGATGCAGATTCTGAAGAGGATGCAGCCAAAATAGTAGGTGAATTTGCAGAAACGAGACCAAATGATGAGTGGATATTTGGTGTCGGTTGGGATCATACCAATTGGAAGAACAAAGTGTTGCCACATAGAACAACACTAGATAAATATATTAGTGATCGCCCTGTTTTATTATTCAATGCAGAAGTGCATTACGCATGGATCAATAGTAAAGCAATGGAAATGATTCACTTAACGAAGGACACCCCAGATCCGGAATATGGAGAAATTGGAAAAGATGAAAATGGGGAACTGACAGGCCTTCTATTTGAACAGGCAATTGGGTATGCATCGGAACATGCATACAAATTACCGAAAGATAAACGTGTAAGCCTATTCCAAGGTTTTCTTAATGAAACAAAAAGATTGGGAATCACATCCGTTAATGACTTATACGGAGCTAAAATTGCGCCAAATCCATTAGACGATCTTGAAATTTTTAAGGAATTTGAGAGAGAAGGGTTACTTACAACCAGAATTCACTTTTCGCCGGAGTTAAAAATGGATTTAGCTATCGCAAAGGAATTACAAACAAATTATCAGTCAGACAAGCTCACCTTTTCTGGATTAAAACAATTTATAGATGGTGTTGTGACAAGTCATACTGCTTTTTTATTGGATCATTACAAAGACCGTCCAGATACAAAAGGCGGAACGACTTATCCAGCTGAAACAATTAAACAATTAGTAAAAAAGGCAGATAAGGAAAATTTTCAAATTCGTTTCCATGCTATTGGAAACGGTGCAGTCCGCTTAGCATTGGATGCATTTGAAGAAGCGAGAAACGTAAATGGAGAAAGAGACGCTAGACATGTCATTGAACATGTGGAGGTATTGCATCCAGATGATGTTCATCGCTTTAGGGAATTGGATGTGATCGCTTCCTTTCAACCTAAACACATTGAATTAATGGAAAGTGAGGCGTATACAGCCAGAATCAGTGAAAAACAACAACCTCTCTATTATCCTATCAAAACACTAGTGGATACTGGTGCTAAAATTGCCTTTGGTACAGATTTTCCTGTAGTGCCCCTAAATCCTATGATGGGTATTTATCAGGCAATCACCAGAAAAGATTTAATCGGGAAGGCGTGGCAAGAGTCGGAAGGAGTAACATTGGCACAAGCGTTAAAATACTACACGGCCATACCGGCATACGGGTCATTTAGAGAAAATGAATTAGGTACATTGGAAGCAGGGAAGATAGCAGATATCGCTGTATTAAATAAAAATTTATTTAGCATATCAACAGAGGAAATTCTTGAAACAGAAGTGAAGATGACGATCATGGATGGAAAGATCGTATATGAAAACCCGGTCGTCCAAACTGTATAA
- a CDS encoding carbon-nitrogen hydrolase, translating to MSKVKVGLIQIHCGEFIEQNIQKTIEKIKETVNKGAQIVCLQELFSSQYFPQTVSVKNYDLAEDVDSGTLAEMGELAKELAIVLIVPFYERAGAGIYFNSAAVFDADGECLGITRKNHIPDGPQYHEKYYFVPGNTGYPVYETAYGKIGVGICWDEWYPEVARILSLQGAEILFYPSAIGSEPDHPEISTRSSWEKAISAHGISNGVFVAATNRVGQEKDMNFYGGSFISDTFGNILASLDDEEGIIVKEIDLKEIEETRKILQFFRDRRVDTYGPILQKEILPTPSPSKKGTNKALFS from the coding sequence ATGTCAAAAGTAAAAGTTGGTCTTATCCAAATTCATTGTGGAGAATTCATTGAGCAAAATATTCAAAAAACGATAGAGAAAATAAAAGAAACAGTAAATAAAGGTGCACAAATCGTTTGCTTACAGGAATTATTTTCTTCGCAATATTTTCCGCAAACGGTCAGTGTGAAAAATTATGATTTAGCTGAAGATGTAGATAGCGGTACATTAGCCGAAATGGGTGAATTAGCAAAGGAATTAGCAATTGTCTTGATTGTACCTTTTTACGAAAGAGCAGGTGCTGGTATTTATTTTAATAGTGCAGCTGTATTTGATGCTGATGGAGAATGTTTAGGGATTACAAGAAAAAATCATATTCCGGATGGTCCCCAGTATCATGAAAAATATTATTTCGTTCCAGGCAATACTGGGTATCCTGTCTATGAAACGGCTTATGGAAAAATAGGAGTCGGGATTTGTTGGGACGAGTGGTATCCAGAAGTTGCCCGAATTTTGAGCTTACAAGGTGCAGAGATATTATTCTATCCTTCCGCTATTGGTTCAGAGCCAGATCATCCCGAGATATCGACAAGATCATCCTGGGAAAAGGCAATTTCCGCTCATGGCATTTCGAATGGTGTATTTGTTGCTGCGACAAATCGAGTGGGCCAGGAAAAGGACATGAATTTTTACGGTGGTTCATTCATTAGCGATACATTCGGGAATATTTTAGCTTCACTTGATGATGAAGAAGGAATTATTGTGAAAGAAATTGATTTAAAAGAAATAGAAGAGACTAGAAAAATTCTGCAATTCTTTAGAGACCGTCGTGTCGATACTTACGGCCCCATATTGCAAAAAGAAATACTTCCAACTCCATCCCCGTCAAAAAAGGGAACAAACAAAGCGCTGTTTAGTTAA
- a CDS encoding MFS transporter: MKSFRRFCLMNKQLQMKKKSKWKVRYTVLFVLWLCWLFSFLDRMVITIALPYIGEDLNLTATAQGLLLSIFFAGYALFQIPGGMLSDKFGFRRVMSIAIVWWSIFTSLTGFIFSYPLMLLIRFVFGLGEACLPGAAYKGIANYFPSKQRGTATGIQSTVNTLGPAIAAIAAAAIIGAFGWRTVFIVMGIPGIILGLYIWFKFKDNPKDHPKMTKDELAELDEDIQFEKSNEEKNSGVSFKELFRKPILWQMAFIWFFFDITFWGFTSWLPSYLINVRGLSLMDTGIFSALPYLVGTVSIVLGGYLSDKVKGKRKWVFIPNAVISGLALLLMLQSTSTAVVITYQCVAAFFMFLAQGAFWGLVVDTLPAKIMAAGSSTVNCFGSIAGFISPLLMGYMIESSGGSYNSTFILMIAAMIVAAIIALTIGNNTEKENSLNSETIVEA, encoded by the coding sequence ATGAAATCATTCAGGAGGTTTTGTTTAATGAACAAACAACTGCAGATGAAAAAGAAATCTAAATGGAAAGTTCGTTATACTGTCTTATTCGTATTATGGTTATGTTGGCTGTTTTCTTTCCTGGATCGAATGGTTATCACTATTGCATTGCCTTATATTGGTGAAGATCTTAATTTAACGGCAACAGCTCAAGGGTTACTGTTAAGTATTTTCTTTGCGGGGTATGCACTGTTCCAAATTCCGGGCGGGATGTTATCAGATAAATTTGGCTTTCGTCGTGTGATGAGCATTGCGATTGTTTGGTGGTCAATTTTCACATCATTGACTGGTTTTATTTTTTCTTATCCACTTATGTTACTCATTCGATTCGTTTTCGGTTTAGGTGAGGCATGTTTACCAGGTGCTGCTTATAAAGGAATAGCTAATTACTTTCCTAGTAAGCAACGAGGAACAGCTACTGGAATTCAGTCAACAGTTAATACTTTAGGACCGGCAATTGCTGCTATTGCTGCAGCAGCAATTATTGGGGCATTTGGATGGCGTACAGTTTTTATCGTAATGGGTATTCCGGGCATTATACTCGGTCTGTATATCTGGTTTAAATTCAAAGATAATCCGAAAGATCATCCTAAAATGACGAAAGATGAGCTTGCAGAATTAGATGAAGACATTCAGTTTGAAAAATCGAATGAAGAAAAGAACTCAGGAGTTTCCTTTAAGGAACTATTTAGAAAACCGATTTTATGGCAAATGGCGTTCATTTGGTTCTTCTTTGATATTACTTTCTGGGGATTCACTTCTTGGCTTCCATCATATCTGATAAATGTTAGAGGGCTTTCTTTAATGGATACTGGTATTTTCAGCGCCTTACCGTATTTAGTAGGTACAGTTTCCATTGTTCTTGGTGGGTACTTGTCAGATAAAGTAAAAGGAAAGAGGAAATGGGTGTTTATCCCTAATGCTGTAATTAGTGGGTTAGCATTATTATTAATGCTTCAATCTACTTCTACTGCAGTGGTCATTACGTATCAATGTGTTGCAGCATTCTTCATGTTCTTAGCTCAAGGAGCATTCTGGGGTCTGGTTGTTGACACACTTCCTGCAAAAATAATGGCTGCAGGTTCATCTACTGTTAACTGTTTCGGATCAATTGCAGGTTTTATCTCCCCGTTACTTATGGGTTATATGATTGAAAGCAGCGGTGGTTCTTACAATTCAACTTTCATATTAATGATTGCAGCAATGATTGTTGCAGCAATTATTGCCCTTACGATTGGCAATAATACCGAAAAAGAAAATTCATTAAATTCAGAAACAATAGTAGAAGCTTAA
- a CDS encoding class II fructose-bisphosphate aldolase, with protein MKVNLKPNNVSSLTKVLAVATQNQFAVGSFTPRATKMVAPILRAAQEKKSAVIVQTSEREQERYGINLAEFSREFYRVIQEENITIPAVLHLDHTKDINVIAEAIEVGFTSVMIDASEQPFKKNIEITKKVVEYAHSRGVTVEAELGKIGTTDFIETDVDEELFTEPEEAKQFVEETCIDALAVSVGTSHGVYLVKDPKIDIERLMEIRALTSVPLVLHGGSGTPSEMIKNVIQIPNGGISKVNIATDLEHMMIKTLNRENHVTEKEWSELPTETVTLVQNAVQNVVKEKIENFLISSDSASYYV; from the coding sequence ATGAAAGTAAATTTAAAACCAAACAATGTTAGTTCATTAACAAAGGTACTTGCAGTAGCTACGCAAAATCAATTTGCTGTTGGTTCGTTTACCCCTAGAGCTACAAAGATGGTAGCTCCTATACTTAGAGCGGCCCAAGAAAAGAAATCTGCGGTTATTGTTCAAACTTCTGAGAGGGAGCAGGAACGATATGGAATTAATTTAGCGGAATTTAGCCGAGAGTTTTATCGTGTGATCCAAGAGGAGAATATTACGATTCCTGCTGTGTTACATTTAGATCATACGAAGGATATCAATGTAATTGCTGAAGCCATCGAAGTTGGTTTTACATCTGTTATGATTGATGCATCAGAGCAGCCATTTAAGAAAAATATTGAGATAACAAAAAAGGTTGTCGAGTATGCACATTCAAGAGGCGTAACTGTTGAAGCTGAATTAGGCAAGATAGGGACAACCGACTTTATTGAAACCGACGTTGATGAAGAGCTATTTACAGAGCCTGAAGAAGCAAAACAGTTTGTAGAAGAGACATGTATTGATGCATTAGCGGTTTCTGTCGGAACTTCACATGGGGTTTATCTTGTTAAAGATCCAAAAATTGATATTGAACGTTTAATGGAAATTCGTGCATTAACATCTGTACCTTTAGTGTTACATGGCGGTTCAGGCACTCCTTCAGAGATGATTAAGAATGTAATTCAAATTCCTAATGGTGGAATTAGTAAAGTGAATATTGCAACAGATTTAGAACATATGATGATAAAAACTCTTAATCGAGAAAATCATGTTACAGAAAAAGAGTGGTCGGAACTACCGACTGAAACAGTGACTTTAGTCCAAAACGCAGTTCAGAACGTAGTAAAAGAAAAAATTGAAAACTTTTTAATAAGTAGTGATAGCGCTTCCTACTATGTTTAA